The genomic stretch GCACCGAAGACGCCCGTCTCACAAGGGATGCCGGCCGCGCGAATGGCAGCGACGAACGCCTCATAGAGTGGCCTGGCCTGCTCCGCAGGCGCAGCAGCCTCGAATGATGGACGGCGCCCCCGGCGCACATCGCCGTAGAGGGTGAACTGGCTGATGCAGAGTACGGCCCCGCCGATACTGGCCAGGTCGAGGTTCATGTGCCCGGCACCATCATCGAAGATTCGGAGCCCTGTAACTCGCCCGGCCAGTCGCGCGGCCGTCGCCGCGTCGTCATGGCGGGCGATGCCGAGCAGCACGACCATCCCCGGTCCGATACTGGCAACCTGCTCCCCGGCGACCGACACCGCTGCCCGCCGGACGCGCTGGATCACCGCCCGCATCAGCCGGCAGCCGCGGGTTCGCCGGGTGCTACCGGGAGGAGCCGCTGGACCGCGCGGATGACCCGTCCCTGGAACCGCTCATCGCGCACGGCCTCCGGGAACGCGTCGCCCGTTTCGATTTCCAGCCGCAACAGGTACCCGGTGACTGCAGCTGCGAACGTTTCGACGAGTTCTGCGGCGTGCGGCCCCGCTGCCTGGAAATGCTTCATGAGCGCCGTCCGCCACCGAGCGCGCGACGCGTTGCGGAGCGCAATCGCCGTTTCATCGGAGCTCAGCGCCTGCCGTGCAACCAGCCGGAGGTACGTAAAGTTTTCGGCCGAGATGTGAATCGTCGCGCGCACCAGCTCCGCCAGCCGTTCGGCGGTCAGCGGAGCCCCGGGCTCGCCAACCGGGAACGACCCTGCCGGAGCCTCGTTCCAGAGCGCCTCGAGGAGGTGACGCTTTGTCGGGAAGTAGTAGAACACGCCGGCGTCCGATATGCCGCAGCGCCGCGCGATCGAGCGCACGGACGTCCCGTCGAAGCCGTCCCGGGCGAAGGCCTCCATCGCTGCCGCCAGGATGCGGGCACGCGTGTCGTCCCGCGGTGTATCGTTTGCGTGGGCCTCGAACCCGCGTGCCTCGCGTTCACCCGCCACAGCAGCCCTCCATCCCGAGGGCGCAGCGGATGGCGAACCGGATACGGTCCTTGAACACGGGCTGGGCCAGCACCTCCCTTGCGGCGTTGCCGTACGTCATGACCGCATCCCACATGAACCCCGAGAGGGTATGAAAAAGGAGGTCCGCCGCTGTCTCGCAATCCCCCTCGTACCCGGCCGAGCCTAGGATGGATGCCACCTCGGCCCGGTAACGGGCCTCGCCGTCGTGAAAGTACTCGATGGCTTCCGGGTCGCCCCGGAGCTGCTGCTGGGTGAGGATGCGGACAAGCGGAGCGTTCTCCGCCCACCAGTCGAACATCGCGGAGAGCACGTCGACCGCCTCATCCAGCGAGCGTGCCACCGGCGGGGTGCGGTAGTCGGGCTGAACCATCAGCGCCCGGAAGAGGTCGTACTTGCTGGGGAAATAGTAGTGAACGGCCGGGTCGCTCACGCCCGCCCGGTTCGCGATCATCCGCACTGACGTACCATCGAAGCCGCGTTCGCTGAACAGTTCGCGCGCCGCCTTGAGGATTCGGTCGCGGGTAGCGATGGCCTCGGGGGTCCTGGGAGTGCGGACCGGCTGGACCTCACGCGCCATGGGCGGAGTATATCCGCCGCCGGGGGCATGACAGAAGCGTCGACCTCCGCAACCAGCTTAGGACGCTGCCGCCGCCTCTCCGGTCGACTCCGATGCCGAGCCGACTGTTGCCTCGCTGCCCGAGGACTCGCTGTCGTTCACCGCCGATAACTTGTTCCGGCTATCAGTGATGTACCAGCCGCTACCCTTGAACACGATCGGGGGGGCGTGAAGCACGCGCTTGGCCGTGCCCTTGCCGCATTCTTCGCACGGGTGCGTGGTAGGCGCATCGAAACCCTGGCGCAGCTCATACGTCGCATCGCAGGCCGGGCAGTGGTACTCGTAGGTCGGCAACGGCGCACCTCGAGATGGGGATCAACGTGATCCAATGTTCGGCCGGTTAGCACTCACGTGTCAAGAGTGCTAACCGGGCGCCTCGGGCCGCCCATCGGTACAATGGTGGATGGAGAGGTGCCCGAGTGGTTGAAGGGAACCGTCTTGAAAACGGTCGTGGGGCAACCCACCGTGGGTTCGAATCCCACCCTCTCCGCCACCACGCCGACACGGTTTCGCGCGGAACCCGCTGCCAGCGTACCCTTGTCGGCAGCGGGGTGTAGCTCAGCTTGGCAGAGCGCCTGGTTTGGGGCCAGGAGGTCCCGCGTTCGAATCGCGGCACCCCGACCACTGGATATGCGGCCGGGCCGCCGACAACGGGCGTCCCTGGGCCGCCCGCGGGGCTTGAAGATGAGTGACGAGTACGGCGTCGACCTCGACGAAGTTTTCCGGGTCATCGACACGGCCGATGTCCTCGTCGTTCGCTTCCACTTCATTGATCGTCGCCTGCTCGTCGATTTCCGCACTCGCCCAGGCATCGAACCGCTTATTAGGGTCGTGCCCCGCGCCGAGTCGGTCGAAGAGCGGTTCCGTTCCATCAAGCGCCTGCGCCCGGAGTTCCCGCTTCCTGAACGTGTTATGACGTTCCACTGGCCGAGGTCGGTCCCCGTCCTGCTAGCGAGCGGAGCCTGGCAGCGCCTCGTCGACCGCGCCTCCTCGCTCGGCTCCGATGAAACGACGGACGCCTGCGCGCGTGCACTCGAAGAGCTCATGGCACTCGAGCGTAAGGAAGTCATCGCCGCCATCACCGGGGCGTCACACTATCAGACCCTCTGGGAGCGCCGCTCCCGGTGACCAGGGTCATCGACCTGCGCAGCGACACGGTCACACGGCCGACGCCGCCCATGCGTGCGGCGATGGCTGCTGCCGAAGTCGGCGACGATGTTTTCGGCGATGACCCGACGGTCAACCGCCTCGAGGCCCGCGCCGCAGCACTGGTTGGCAAGGACGCCGCGCTCTTCGTTCCCAGCGGTACTATGGCGAACCTGGTCGCCCTCCTCGCGCACACCACCCCGGGCGATGAAGTTATCCTGGGCGACCAGTCCCACATCTTTCAGTACGAGGTCGGGGGCGTTGCACGCGTCGCCGGGCTCGTGACCCGTACCCTGCCCAATCTTGCGGACGGAAGTCTCGCGCCCGATGAGGTCGAGCGGGCCATCCGCCCGCAGACGATCCATTCCCCCGGAACCCGCCTGCTCTGCCTCGAGAACACCCACAACCGCTGCGGCGGCGCGGCGCTCTCCGCTGCCGCCACGGCCGAACTGGCCGGGGTCGCCCGTGCCCGCGGCGTGGCCGTGCACCTTGATGGCGCCCGCATGTTCAATGCCTCGGTTGCGCTGGGGACGCCTGTCGAGCTTCTCGCGGCGCCATGCGATTCAGTCTCCTTCTGCTTCTCCAAAGGACTCGGGGCGCCCGTCGGGTCCGTCCTTTGCGGGAGCCGCGAGTTCATCGCCCGTGCCCGGCGGTTCCGCAAGCTGCTGGGCGGTGGCATGCGGCAGGCAGGCGTGCTTGCTGCGGCCGCATTGTATGCGCTGGACCATCACATTGGCCGGCTCGCTGATGACCACGCTAACGCCCGACACCTCGCCAGCGGACTCGCAGCCATCGGGCCGTTCCGCCCTGTTCCTCCGCAGACCAACATCGTGGTTGTCGAGGTCCTCCAGGGCGACGTCGACGACTGGCTGCGGAAGTTCGAACAGGCGGGCGTTCTCGCCGTCAGCTTCGGTCCGGGCCGCTTCCGCATGGTGACGCACCTCGACGTCAGCCGCACAGACATCGACGAGGCGCTCGCCAGAATTTCACGTGTCGCTGGAGCAACGGTACATTGAATCGTCTTCCCTCTCTTGCCCTGCCCCTCGCCCTGGCCGGCGCCCTGCTCGCTGCCTGCACCGCCTCCGAAGACCCGCCGGCCGAGCGGGTCTTCCTCGGCCCGCCATGGACCGCCGACGAGCGGTTTGTCTACGACCTGCTCGCCAGCGGGCGCGAACCGTACGGGACCTGTGTCCTCGAGACCGACGTCGAGTTCGAGCCGGGCGTGACCAGGCTCAGCCGGCTTTGCTCCGATGAGCCTGGGCCCCATCGCGATGACGGCATCGCCACCGTCGAGGCCCAGACCCTTGAACCAATCTCGTCAACGCGCGTGCAGACCGACGCCGAAAAAAATCGCCGCATCTCGTTCACAGCGACGTACGCATACCCTGTAGTGAAGTTTGAAGCGAACGACAACGGCAAGGTCCGCCAAACTGAGCGCGACCTGCCCCGGGCGACGGAGAAGAACCCCGACCCGGCCTATTACGACGATGAATCCATGCTCTGGCTGGTTCGCGGGATCGACCTCCAGACCGGCTACGAGGGCACCTACCGAAACGTTTCGGCCGCGACCGGTGCGGTCTTCGATGTCAGGCTGCGTGTCGAGGGCGAAGAAGAAGTCACCGTACCTGCGGGCACCTTCCGTACCTGGAAGGTGCGCATCAGCACCTCCACCATAACCCAGTTCGCCTGGGTCGAACGAGATGCGCCGCACCGCATCATCAAGGCCCGTGTGCACGGGCTCCAGGACGTTGACTACGTGCTGAGCGGAGCCAGCGCACCCTAATGAAAGCATGCAGGACCCGGCAAACGCCGGGGCGATATGCTCTCACCCGCAGTTGGCCCGGCCCCCGGCCGACACGCCTGTGACCTCGCGGTGCTGCCGTCGGGAGGAGTCGTTGATGATGTTCTGGCTTGGGGCTTCCGTTAGCTTGACACCGGCCTGCCCGGTCACGAAGATGCGTCAACTCCTTTACCAGCCGGTCGGCCAGGTCGGCGAATAACAGCTATGCCATCGGTATTTGTCATAAGTCGTGAGCCGCGCACCCGGTCTGCTATCGCCGACTACGTGCGGGCTCGGGGGTATGATGCGGCGACGGCCGACAGCTACGACCGTGCCATGGAGACGTTGGGCAGTTCCGTTTTCGATGCGCTCATCGTCGATGTGCAGGGGGTACCGCGGGGCGAGAACGGGGCCAGCTTCGCGCAGTTCAACCAGTGGCTCGCCCAGGTCCTCCAAAAGCAACCGCCGGCGATGATCTACCTGCTCCACAAGGGGGCACGCCGTCCCCATTTCCGCATCGAAGGCGCAGTCGTAAAGAAACCTTTTCCCCTCGAGGCCATCGGCGAGGCATTGCGCGAGCGGATCGGTCTGCCGCGCCACCGCGGCAACGAGCGTGGCCTCGACCTGGACCTCGCCTCCAACACCCTGCGCTGTGGCGAACGGCAGGTGCACCTCACGAACATCGAGGCGACGCTCCTCGCCTACCTCATGGAACACGAAGGCGAGACGCTTCATCCGCGCGACCTCCTGGTCGATGTATGGCAGTATCACGACGCTGCAGGCGCCAGCACGCTCGTCCGTGCCCACGTCAGCAACCTCCGGCGCAAGCTCCGCGAGGTGCTCGGCACCTCCGACGCGATTCAGACCATCCGGGGCAAGGGCTACCGGTTCATCGCCTGATCGGTCAGGATTACCAGCCGATTTCTTGGATAGCTGACCGAAGTGTGAAAAGATTGACGCCATGAAACTTGGCATCAACATCGGCTACTCCGGCTCCCGCATCGACCTGCCCATCGACCTCATCCGTTACGCCGAATCGCTCGGCTATGACTCTGTCTGGACGGCTGAGGCGTACGGCTCCGACGCCGTCACGCCGCTGGCATATATCGCCGCCCTGACGACGCGCATCCGCCTCGGCACCGCTGTCATGCAAATCCCGGCCCGTACCCCGGCGATGACAGCAATGACCATGTCGACCCTCGACGCCCTTTCCGGCGGGCGCGTGATGGTCGGCCTCGGGCTGAGCGGTCCCCAGGT from Tepidiforma thermophila encodes the following:
- the dtd gene encoding D-aminoacyl-tRNA deacylase; protein product: MRAVIQRVRRAAVSVAGEQVASIGPGMVVLLGIARHDDAATAARLAGRVTGLRIFDDGAGHMNLDLASIGGAVLCISQFTLYGDVRRGRRPSFEAAAPAEQARPLYEAFVAAIRAAGIPCETGVFGAEMQVELVNDGPVTLIVDSADLERPRRA
- a CDS encoding TetR/AcrR family transcriptional regulator, whose protein sequence is MAGEREARGFEAHANDTPRDDTRARILAAAMEAFARDGFDGTSVRSIARRCGISDAGVFYYFPTKRHLLEALWNEAPAGSFPVGEPGAPLTAERLAELVRATIHISAENFTYLRLVARQALSSDETAIALRNASRARWRTALMKHFQAAGPHAAELVETFAAAVTGYLLRLEIETGDAFPEAVRDERFQGRVIRAVQRLLPVAPGEPAAAG
- a CDS encoding TetR/AcrR family transcriptional regulator, whose product is MAREVQPVRTPRTPEAIATRDRILKAARELFSERGFDGTSVRMIANRAGVSDPAVHYYFPSKYDLFRALMVQPDYRTPPVARSLDEAVDVLSAMFDWWAENAPLVRILTQQQLRGDPEAIEYFHDGEARYRAEVASILGSAGYEGDCETAADLLFHTLSGFMWDAVMTYGNAAREVLAQPVFKDRIRFAIRCALGMEGCCGG
- a CDS encoding FmdB family zinc ribbon protein, which encodes MPTYEYHCPACDATYELRQGFDAPTTHPCEECGKGTAKRVLHAPPIVFKGSGWYITDSRNKLSAVNDSESSGSEATVGSASESTGEAAAAS
- the ltaE gene encoding low-specificity L-threonine aldolase encodes the protein MRAAMAAAEVGDDVFGDDPTVNRLEARAAALVGKDAALFVPSGTMANLVALLAHTTPGDEVILGDQSHIFQYEVGGVARVAGLVTRTLPNLADGSLAPDEVERAIRPQTIHSPGTRLLCLENTHNRCGGAALSAAATAELAGVARARGVAVHLDGARMFNASVALGTPVELLAAPCDSVSFCFSKGLGAPVGSVLCGSREFIARARRFRKLLGGGMRQAGVLAAAALYALDHHIGRLADDHANARHLASGLAAIGPFRPVPPQTNIVVVEVLQGDVDDWLRKFEQAGVLAVSFGPGRFRMVTHLDVSRTDIDEALARISRVAGATVH
- a CDS encoding DUF3108 domain-containing protein gives rise to the protein MNRLPSLALPLALAGALLAACTASEDPPAERVFLGPPWTADERFVYDLLASGREPYGTCVLETDVEFEPGVTRLSRLCSDEPGPHRDDGIATVEAQTLEPISSTRVQTDAEKNRRISFTATYAYPVVKFEANDNGKVRQTERDLPRATEKNPDPAYYDDESMLWLVRGIDLQTGYEGTYRNVSAATGAVFDVRLRVEGEEEVTVPAGTFRTWKVRISTSTITQFAWVERDAPHRIIKARVHGLQDVDYVLSGASAP
- a CDS encoding winged helix-turn-helix domain-containing protein; this encodes MGSSVFDALIVDVQGVPRGENGASFAQFNQWLAQVLQKQPPAMIYLLHKGARRPHFRIEGAVVKKPFPLEAIGEALRERIGLPRHRGNERGLDLDLASNTLRCGERQVHLTNIEATLLAYLMEHEGETLHPRDLLVDVWQYHDAAGASTLVRAHVSNLRRKLREVLGTSDAIQTIRGKGYRFIA